A window of Cytobacillus sp. FSL H8-0458 genomic DNA:
ATGACAATCGTAAACGTTATGGAAACAACCGAGAAGGTAGTTGCAACAACTGCCGCCTCCCGCTTTGTATAATATCCTTCTTCATATTGTTTTGTTGTTAACAGGACTCCAATTGTCCCATCACCTACCCATGATGCCAGACAATCAAGCGAAGAACGTCCCGGCAGCTTAAAAACAGGCCTCATAACTTTAATTAATAATGCACCAAAAAATTCGAGCAGGCCAAAATTTAATAAAAGCGGCAGCAATAAACCTGCCAGAAGAAATGTAGTAAACAGGATCGGAATTAGATCATAGATTAAGAGTGCACCCGTGTTCTCTGAAAATACTGGTTCCAGACCTATCTCAAATAAAGTAATAATAGCAAAAACTGTTCCAAGCAAACGGGCTGCTACCCAAAATTTACTCACATTTAGCAATTTGTTCAAATAGGGGCTGTTTAAGATAAAGCCCGGTTTAAAAATTACTGCTATCAGTGAACCAATAACTGATAGAGCCATTATAGTAACAGTAATCGCAGGTATTGAAGCACCCAGCAACCCGTTAATTTGATTTGCTAAATATGCAACCGGGATTGTAATCCCATCTTCTCCTTGAATCGGCACCATAAATAGTAAAACCCCGACCAGTGAAGGAATTAGAAATTTTAAATAGTCCCCGGCAGTATAGGATTCCGTATCCTCCTGCTGAATGAATTTCTTTGAAAGACTGCTCATGCGTTATTTCCCCCTTTTATTTTTATAATTTTAACTCCCCTGCTGTTCAGCTTTATTCAACAAATAACTTCTGATCAGCGTATAAGATTTCCAGTTCCTGCTGTCTTTTGGCAATCCTTTCACGATCCTGTTCATCGATACCCGCGATCAGCACTTCCAGTAAACAAATAACCGAAGCAATAGAATGATGTCCGGTATCCAGAAGTTCATCAGTAGTAAGTGTGACTGCAGCCATTTGTCCGATCGGCGAAAGCTGTCGATCTGTAATGGCAATTATCCTGGAGCCCTTCCTCTCAGCAAATGAAGCCAGCTTTATAGTTTCCTTTCGATAGCGAGGGAAAGAAAAAATGACAACTGCTGACTGTTCTGTCAAATCACACACATCCTCAGGTAGAAATCCATGAGGGCCTGTGATATAAACATTTACCCTCATTTGTTTAAGAGTGTAATAGAACCAGTATGCGGCCGCAAAAGAGCTGCCAAAACCCCCAATATAAACCCTGTCTGCCTGAATTAAGAGATCAATTGCTTTCCAAAGCTCTCTTTCATCAACCTGATCAAGCAATTGCCGAAGTATTTTCCTCTCTTGATCAATGACTCTCTTAAACAGGTTCTCTTTCGCTGCATTTATTATGTAAGAATCACGTTCATCTGCAGCATGCTGTTTCCCTGTCAGCCAGTCTTTTCTGATTTGTTCCTGCATTTGGGAAAAACCGCTGAACCCAAGTGCGTACGCAAGCCGAATGACCGTTGTCTCACTGACTCCTGCATTTCTTCCAACTTGAAATGCTGTTAACAACACCGCTTCATTAGCGTGCTCCATTATAAATTCAGCTGCTTTCCTCTGTCCTGGCGAGAGGGACGAATAGCTTTCTTTAATCATCTGGTTCATTGTTTTCTTATCCATGCCGGCTCCTCATGAATAGTGAAGGAAAAACTTCTTATGCAAAGTATAAAGCATGAAATGCTTCTTAAACAAGAAGTTTTCTACTATTCAAAATTATTTTTATTTACATTTTGTTTAGAAATTTATTCTTTTATGTGAAGGTAATCCTTCTTTTAGTAAATTTTAAAGGATGAAATACTTCTTTAGCAAGAGAAAGATGTATTTTTAAAAACGTAAATTTATTTTTATGCATAAAACCATACTAAGGTATTTCCTTATAGATGGATAACTTAAAAAATAATTATCAATGGAAATCCTTCGTTATCCTTAAACGTCTTAAACATTTTTACGCAAACGGTTGCATCATTTTCCTGCCCGTGTTATTTTAAGATAATAATAAAGCTAAATAGTATTTTCATAGAATAAATCCATGCATTCATCGAAATTTTTTCGTGAAATTATGGGAATGCTTTTTTAGCCCATCTAATGAAAGCCCATACAATAAGGGAGAGAAGAACAATGAAAAAATTATTTTCTTTTGATTTCTGGCAAAAGTTTGGGAAGGCATTACTTGTAGTAGTGGCCGTAATGCCAGCTGCAGGCATTATGATTTCACTTGGCAAGCTTGTTGGCATGACAGGTACTGACATAGCATTTGTGCAAGCGATTGCACGAGTTCTGGAGGATATCGGCTGGGCCATTATTACAAATCTTCATATCTTATTTGCAGTTGCAATTGGCGGTTCCTGGGCTAAGGAACGTGCAGGCGGAGCGTTTGCAGCTCTTATTGCTTTCATTCTGATAAATAGAATTACAGGCGCTATATTCGGTGTAAAGTCCGACATGTTAGGTAATTCCGAGGCCACGGTAAAATCCCTGTTTGGACAAGATCTCATTGTACCGGACTATTTCACTTCTGTTTTAGGCGCACCAGCATTAAATATGGGAGTATTCGTCGGGATTATCTCAGGTTTTCTTGGCGCAAATTTATTTAACAAGTATTATAACTATGATAAATTGCCAAATTCACTTTCCTTTTTTAATGGAAAGCGATTTGTACCCTTCACTGTAATCGGCGGCTCTGTTGCAGCAGCCTTGGTCTTATCAATTGTTTGGCCATTTATTCAAGGATTATTAAATGATTTCGGACAATGGATTGCTACATCACGGAATACAGCACCAGTTATCGCTCCATTTGTTTTTGGCGCACTGGAAAGATTGCTTCTTCCATTCGGATTGCACCATATGCTGACTGTACCAATTAATTATACAGAGCTCGGCGGAACTTACAAAATCCTGACAGGCTCTAATGCAGGTTCAACGGTCGCTGGACAAGATCCTCTATGGCTTGCATGGATTGCGGACCTGAATAACTTTTTGGCTGCAGGAGATACAGAAAGCTATAAGCAATTGCTGAATGACGTTACCCCTGCCCGCTTTAAAGTAGGCCAAATGATTCTGTCCGCTGCGGCCTTAATGGGAATTGCGCTTGCAATGTACCGCAATGTAGATCCTGAGAAAAAGAAGAAATACAAATCGATGTTCTTCTCCGCTGGTTTGGCAGTATTCTTAACTGGAGTAACAGAACCGATTGAATTTATGTTCATGTTTGCTGCTCCACTTCTTTATATCGTGTATGCAGTTA
This region includes:
- a CDS encoding YjiH family protein is translated as MSSLSKKFIQQEDTESYTAGDYLKFLIPSLVGVLLFMVPIQGEDGITIPVAYLANQINGLLGASIPAITVTIMALSVIGSLIAVIFKPGFILNSPYLNKLLNVSKFWVAARLLGTVFAIITLFEIGLEPVFSENTGALLIYDLIPILFTTFLLAGLLLPLLLNFGLLEFFGALLIKVMRPVFKLPGRSSLDCLASWVGDGTIGVLLTTKQYEEGYYTKREAAVVATTFSVVSITFTIVIIQYLNLEQYFIHYYLTIVLAGLVAAVVMPRIPPLSRKADTAYEGTVMKEETSIPSHTTPVKWGLNNAIKKARTNNSAGAVVKEGFENVLDMWMGVLPIVMAIGTVALVIAEFTPAFSILGKPFEPILALMQIPEAAEAAQTMVVGFADMFLPAVIGSGIESEMTRFVIACVSVTQLVYMSEMGGLLLGSNLPVSIKDLILIFLLRTIITLPIVAAVAHIIF
- a CDS encoding MurR/RpiR family transcriptional regulator; the encoded protein is MDKKTMNQMIKESYSSLSPGQRKAAEFIMEHANEAVLLTAFQVGRNAGVSETTVIRLAYALGFSGFSQMQEQIRKDWLTGKQHAADERDSYIINAAKENLFKRVIDQERKILRQLLDQVDERELWKAIDLLIQADRVYIGGFGSSFAAAYWFYYTLKQMRVNVYITGPHGFLPEDVCDLTEQSAVVIFSFPRYRKETIKLASFAERKGSRIIAITDRQLSPIGQMAAVTLTTDELLDTGHHSIASVICLLEVLIAGIDEQDRERIAKRQQELEILYADQKLFVE
- a CDS encoding PTS transporter subunit IIBC is translated as MKKLFSFDFWQKFGKALLVVVAVMPAAGIMISLGKLVGMTGTDIAFVQAIARVLEDIGWAIITNLHILFAVAIGGSWAKERAGGAFAALIAFILINRITGAIFGVKSDMLGNSEATVKSLFGQDLIVPDYFTSVLGAPALNMGVFVGIISGFLGANLFNKYYNYDKLPNSLSFFNGKRFVPFTVIGGSVAAALVLSIVWPFIQGLLNDFGQWIATSRNTAPVIAPFVFGALERLLLPFGLHHMLTVPINYTELGGTYKILTGSNAGSTVAGQDPLWLAWIADLNNFLAAGDTESYKQLLNDVTPARFKVGQMILSAAALMGIALAMYRNVDPEKKKKYKSMFFSAGLAVFLTGVTEPIEFMFMFAAPLLYIVYAVMTGLAFAVVDIINIRVHSFGIIELITRTPMIIKAGLWLDLVNFVIACLVFFGLNFGVANFMIRKFNFPTPGRNGNYIEEENTASSSDTSVKKNSLAPVLIELLGGKENIEDVDACMTRLRVTVKDTSSVAGEQDWKRNGALGLIVKDKGVQAIYGPKADVLKSDIQDLLGA